The nucleotide sequence GCAAAGACCATCTCGTCACGCAACCCGTTCCCGTCGTCCGCGCCTCAGGTATGATCTTTCCATAGAATGATCACACCGACCAGTGCAATTCCGGCCGACCGGGACGGGTCTTGCGCAGAGCTAGGCCGCCTCAGACCCACCGAGATAGGCGTCGCGCACCCTGGGATCGTCCTTCAGCGCCCTCGCCGGGCCTGACAGCACGATCTTGCCGGTCTGGAGCACATAGGCTTCGTGTGCGATCTCGAGCGCGAGGCTGGCGTTCTGCTCGACCATGAACACCGACACGCCTTCCTGGTTGATAGTACGGATCAGCTCCAGCACACGGTCGACATAGAGCGGCGACAGACCCATGGTCGGCTCGTCCATCACGATCATGCGCGGACGGCTCATCAGCGCGCGCGCCATCGCGACCATCTGCTGCTCGCCGCCGGAGAGCGAGCCGGCGCGCTGCGACAGCCGCTGACCGAGCTTCGGGAACAGCGTGAGCATCTTGTCGAGATCCTGCGCCACCGCGTCGCGGTCGTTGCGCACGAAGGCACCCATCAGGATGTTCTCGCGCACGCTCATGTCCGCGAACAGCCGCCGCGCCTCCGGTACCGAGGCGATGCCGCGGCGGACGATCTGCGGCGTGGTGAGCCCGATCAACGACGCGCCATCGAATGTCACCTCGCCCGAGCGCGGCTTCACCAGGCCCAGGATGATCTTCATCGTCGTCGACTTGCCGCTGGCATTACCGCCGAGCAGGCAGACGATGTGGCCGCGACCGACCGTGATCGACAGGTCGAAATGCACCTGGGCCTGGCCGTAGAAGGTGTTGACGTCCGAGAGCGCTAGCAGCGGTTCGTGTGTACTTGTCGTCATGCCACGCTCTCCGGCTCCGGCGTCCCCGACAGGCCGTGGCCGAGATAGGCCTCAATCACCTTGGGATCGACACGCACGTCTTCGCCCGGCCCCTCCGCGATCTTCTTGCCCTCGTCCATGACGATGACGCGATCGGAGAGGCGCATCACCATCTCCAGCTTGTGCTCGATCAGGAGGATGGTCAGCCCTTGCGCCTTCAGCTCGGCGACGAGGCCTTGCATCTCCGCGGTCTCGGTCGGGTTCATGCCGGCGGTGGGCTCGTCGAGCAGCAAGAGACGCGGCTTGAGCGCGAGCGCGCGCGCGATCTCGACGCGGCGGCGATTGGCATAGGAGAGGCTGTAGGCGGGCTGGTCGATCCGCGGCAGCAGCCGCTCGCCGAACCGCGCCAAG is from Bradyrhizobium xenonodulans and encodes:
- a CDS encoding ABC transporter ATP-binding protein, whose translation is MTTSTHEPLLALSDVNTFYGQAQVHFDLSITVGRGHIVCLLGGNASGKSTTMKIILGLVKPRSGEVTFDGASLIGLTTPQIVRRGIASVPEARRLFADMSVRENILMGAFVRNDRDAVAQDLDKMLTLFPKLGQRLSQRAGSLSGGEQQMVAMARALMSRPRMIVMDEPTMGLSPLYVDRVLELIRTINQEGVSVFMVEQNASLALEIAHEAYVLQTGKIVLSGPARALKDDPRVRDAYLGGSEAA